The Solanum lycopersicum chromosome 9, SLM_r2.1 genome window below encodes:
- the LOC138338477 gene encoding uncharacterized protein → MAPFEALYGRRCRSPIGWFDSAETDSLDTDMLRDAMEQVRMIQYRLLTAQSRQKSYADQRVRALVFMEGDHVWLRVSPMKGVMRFGKKGKLSPRFIEPFEILSRVREVSYKLALPPCLSAVHPVFHVSMLRKYILDESHVISLDSVDLCPDLTYEEEPISILDRQIRKFMTKDLVSVKLQWKHHSVREATWETKSDMRARYP, encoded by the coding sequence atggccccatttgaggcattgtatggtagacgatgtagatctcctattggttggtttgattccgCGGAGacggactctttggatacagacatgcttagagatgctatggaacaagtccgtatgattcagtatagactgttgacagcccagagtcgacagaagagttatgcagaccaGAGAGTGAGAGCcttagtgtttatggagggtgatcatgtttggctccgagtatcacccatgaagggtgtgatgaggtttggaaagaagggaaagcttagccctaggttcattgaaccttttgagattttgagccgagtgcGAGAGGTGtcctataagttggccttgccacctTGTTTGTCagcagttcatcctgttttccatgtctctatgcttcggaagtatattctggatgaatctcatgtgatttcactCGATTCTGTGGATCTGTGTCCAGACTTGacatatgaggaggagcctatatcTATATTGGATAGGCAAATCCGAAAGTTTATGACCAAGGATCTTGTTTCAGTAAAGCTGCAATGGAAGCACCATTCAGTAagagaagcaacttgggagacaaagtctgacatgcgtgccagatatcctTAA